The Calditrichota bacterium DNA window ACGCTCGCCACTAAAGATGGCGAGTTTGATCAAAGTTTCATTTTGAGTTATGATGCGGCAATCACAGCGCGCCTGGCGCTAAATTTGATCCCCGATACATCGCAAATTACGCGCATCGCTGCGGACGCCGATCAAAATAACGAAGTGCAGATGTTTGATGCGTCGTTGATTGCCCAATACGCAGTCGGATTGGCTAATTCACACAGCAAAATCGGCGACTGGGCTTTTGCCCCGGAAAACAGGCATTACGTAAATCTTGATTCCAGCTATTTGTACCAGGATTTCAATGGCACTATTGTTGGCGATGTGGATGGAAATTGGCAGCCAGGCGGCTATTTGCCTAAATCAAATGTCCCAAAGATTTATTCCTACTTGCAGGATCAGGAAAAAGAAGTGGGTGACAAAGTGCGCATTCCGTTCATTTCCGAAGGCGATCGAGAGATTCTGTCCTTTGATATTAATGTCAGCTATGATTACAAGGCATTGCGCTTCATCGGTTTTGAGCAAACTGATTTGAGCCAGAAATTTCAAATTTTTCTCAATGATACTGAACCGGGCAAAGTCATTATCGGTGGCTTTGGTGTGGAACCGATTGTAGATAGCGGCGAGTATCTGGAATTAGTATTTGAGGTGATTGGGAACAATAATTCGTCAACTCAAGTTGAATTAAACAGTTACCGCATCAATGCAGAAGACCCGCAGCAGGGTTTTGCTACTGTTGTTATTACCTCCGGGCAGTTCCGCGAGTTGCCGAAAGAATACGCGCTGTTGAATAATTTCCCCAATCCATTCAATCCTGAAACTTCAATCAAATTTCAGTTGCCGCAGCAGGATCATGTTGTAATCAAAATTTTCAACATGATGGGGCAAGAAGTGAGAGTGCTGCTCGATGAAGACAAAGCGCCGGGCGCCTACCAGATTAAATGGGACGGTCGGGATAATTGGGGAAATGTCGCTCCCAGCGGAAACTATGTATATCGCATGAAGACAAAACATTTCCAAGATTCGCGGCGGATGGTATTTCTCAAATAAAACGATAAATTTATTTCATTTGTTCTTTGCAATCTGGATATTGACAATTTTTTGATGTGATCGAAAATTCCTCATCTTTGCTGACCACCATGGAACGTAAATTGCAGTAACGGCGACGATTGAAACGGCGGCGAATTTTGAACGGGGGGAAGCATGGGCTCTATTGAGGATGAGAAAAACGGTGCTCAAATTACTGGCTTGCGTTTTGTTACTTTTTGCCATTGCGAGTGATGCGGCGGCGCAAAAAGTGCGTTTGACCTGGAATATTCCGAAAGGCAACAACATTCACAGCTACCGCATTTATCGAAAAGCAAGCTGGCAGTCAAATTTTCAGTTGGCGGGTGAAACGCAACATCCGGACACGGTTTATGTTGATAAGCAATTGTTTTTTAATGTTGAAATTTTATATGCAGTAACTTCGGTGGATTCGGCCGGAAATGAAAGTTCTTTCTCACGATTGGCAGATTTGTTCATCCCTGATAGTTATGCGCCGTTTGGCGAGTTTGCAGTTGAGACAGCAGAAAAAGAAGTTACTCTGAACTGGCTTGTGCGCAAGAATGAGAGAGAGTGGGAATTTCAGATCTTTCGCAGCGATGGGGATAGGGAAAATTTTACACCGTTGCAAACGGTGGCATTCAATCCGGCGATGAATGGGAATCGGTTACAATTTGTTGATCGAAATTTAACCAGCGGACATTATTTTTACTATATTGTAACCAAAAATCGGACAGGCGGAGAATTTTTCAGCGAAGTGAAGTCCGCTGCTGTTGAAATTCCCAAAAATTTTTATCTGAGTCAAAATTTTCCGAATCCGTTCAATTCAACGACAGTGGTCAGATTTGGCGTGCCGGAATTCACAGGGGTAATGGTTGCAATTTTCAATTTGCAGGGACAAAAAGTTCGCGATTTAGTGGATGAAAATTTCCAGTCAGGAAGTTACCAGATTCAGTGGAATGGGAAGGATGCGCAAAATGCTGACTTGGCGAGCGGGACTTATTTTATTCGCATGACAGCAGGGAAGTCCATTTTCGTGAAACGAATTTTGTTATTAAAATAAATTTTGGTGGGGAAAGTGTGCGGTTGGTGAAAAAATCAAGGAGTGAAATTATGAAGCGGACGATGATTAAAATAATGGCAACATTTGTCTGCCTGTTAATAGCAGTGCCGCTGTTGGCAACGGATTTTTACGTGGACAAAAACGCGTCCGGCAGCAATAATGGTACGTCCTGGGCCAATGCCTGGCGCAGTTTTTCTGATATCAATTGGAGCAATGTCAAACCGGGAGACACGATTTACATCTCCGGTGGAAGTAGCTCAAAAACTTACTACGAATCTCTCGATGTCGGCGCGGACGGCACATCCAGCAATCCGATTACGATTACCAAGGGACAGACATCCGGACACAACGGCGACGTGATAATTGACGGCCAGAACAGCCGAGAATTTGGCGTTCGAGTGGAAAGTGTAGATTATATTATTGTCAAGAATCTCGTCGTGAAAAATTGCACTGGCAATGGTGCGATCAAAGTCCGCTACTGCAGCGGCGCTGTCATTGATAACAACGACATTTACGTTACAGGCCACGGCGGCGTTTATTTGCGCGGCACCTCGAACTGCAAAGTCAAATACAACAACATCACTACTCCCGACTACATCGCGGCGCAGACTGACGGCATTTATTCGGAGCTAAATAGAAACAATTCTTATTTTGGAAATAAAATTGTCATCAGTAACGGACATCCGGACGAGCACAACGATGGCATTCAAATGTACAGAGATGAGAATATTACTATTTACAATAATTACATCGAACAGGACAATAACAAAGTCTCCAATGCTCAGGGAATTTATTGTACTTCATCAACAGGGACGATCAAGATTTACAACAATGTCATTTACGGGCCTCATACGAAAAATAGTTTGATTGCGCTGCGGAATTTGGACGATGGAAGCGCTACTTTGCTTGCTTACCACAATACACTCTATGGCAGCGGCTGGGGCTCCATTCGCGTGGACGGGAGTCCGAATGCTAAAGTGAAAAATAACGTTCTTGTGTGCTACCAATCCGGCGGGACCGTGATGCGCGTGGAAGGCTCTGTTTCCAATCTTGCAAATTATGATTACAATATTTATTACGCGCCGTCTTCTTCAGTGCCAGCGGAACGGGATGGCAGCGGCAAAAGTTGGTCTCAGTGGCGAAACATGGGATTTGAGCCGCACGGCATTTACGGCGATCCGAAATTGGAAGACGTGAGTAGAAAGAAATTTGAGCTGTTGTCAGATTCTCCCGCCATCGACCACGGCGTTGATCTGGGTTCTTCTTACAATAAAGATAAAAATCGCGTCACCAGACCTCAGGGAAATGGCTGGGACATGGGCGCTTATGAATTTGAAGGACAGTCGCAGCAAGCGCCGCAGCCGCCGGAAAATGTCCAGGCGGAATTTGTGGGAGGTTAGTCGGCAAGTAAGTTGCGGGAAAAATTTATAACCCGATTCGTGGTAAATATTTCAGCGAGTCGGGTTTTTTTTATTTTTTCTCAATAGGCAGCACTTTTTTCAAAACATTTCTCACGATCTGCGAACTCACCGGATCAATCAAAAGTGAGCCGCCAAAGGCGATGGACGATACCGAAAATACCAGGCCCGCGCCATTTTTCGGCTCGCGGATTATCATGTCAGCGCCGCCGTTGCCAGGATTTTTGCCTTTTGCCAGCAATAATACGTCTTCGGGAGCCGTAGGCGTAATTTTATCCGTTTCCCAGCCGGAACCGCCGTCACCGTGCGACTCTTTCTCAATTTGAATGCCTGGTTTTGTCGCATCATAGCCGCTGTTTTCGGAATCATTTGCATCGGGTTGGTTCAGACTTTTTTCAGCAAACAAATCGCCTTTTTTGAGATTTGTGCCGGCAAAAATCCAGTGCTCCGGCTGAATGACCTGATATGGCGCTCTCGTCTGATAGCCGCGCATGTCAAAACGCACGCCAAGGATTTGCGATTCGTCGGCGACAGAATAATTGAAGCTCAGACTGACGCAATGGAGATCGCCTTCCGGATAAAATTCTATTTCCCGGAAGATAGAATTGCCGGAAATGTTCAGAATTGCGCCGCCATTGCGGTGAAATTTCGTCAAACCTTCAAACATTTCTTTAGACCAGTATTCGCAATGAGTGTTCAAAATAACAGCGTTGTAATGGCGCAGCAGCTCGGGAGCGTGGTGGAGGTCAAAACCGCTCACAACGTCGTAGCTGAAATTTTCTTTTTCCAACCATGCCAGCACGCGCCATTCTCCGGCGGAAAGATGACTGGTGAATTCAGTTTCTGGATTTTCATCGTAAATCGATAAATTGGGATGCGGTCTGCGAATGGACAATTTTTTGAATTGCCAGGCATCGGGATGGTTTTTTATGGATAAAACGATTTGACTTTTCAATATTTTTTTCAGCCGCTGTTTGATATCTTCCGGAAGAANNNNNNNNNNNNNNNAAAAAGATGAATCCAGCTTTTCAGAAAAAATCTTTTGTAATTTTCAAAGTTACGGTAACGGCTGCGGCCTCCCCAGACATTGTAAGTTTGCCACGTGGTGGTGCTCGCTAATACAAGCAATTTCGATTTTTTGCCGTAATTTTTCGGCGAAGTGGAGATGAGAATGGTCGCGTGATAAGGAGAAAAAGCTTTGTCTCGCGGCTGCAAAAGAATGCCGTAAAGCCCCGGTTCTATGTCGCGCGGAATGACAAATTGAAAAGACTCCCGCCATTTGGGACCTGCCTCCACAAAAAAACCGTCGGGCGCTTGCTGTGTTGTTGTCGGAAAAGTCCCTAAATTTTTAATGGCTTTTCGGAGTTTGCCATATCTCACCAACTCAGCAGAAAATTCTCCGGGCGAATGCACGTAAAAATGAACGATTTCACCAGGCTGATACCAGAGTTTGTCGCTATAGCCAATCAAATCATTTTCTAATAGACGGATGATTTCACTTGCTTCGGAAATGTCGATGACTTTTGGCACGAAGCCATCCCCGGAGAAGGAAATCTTCCCGGACGCCAGACTCGTCTCTATTTTCCAGTGTCCTTTTTTGTCTGTGCGCGTTTTTGCTACCACTTTTCCGCGTTCATTAAACAGCACCACATCGATATTTTCGCTTGGCATGCACAAACTGCTATTTCTGCATTGGCCTGTCAGTTTTCGCTTTTGCATTTTAGCCACCAGATATGATTTGATTTATTATTTTCCGATATTGTTCCCGCACTTTTTCCGGGTGAAAGATTTCAAACGCTCCTTCCCGTTGGAGGTTTCTGATTTGATTTCGAAGGTATTCATTTTCTTTGATTATTTTTGCCAGACCAGATTGAATCGATTGAATGTCAAAAGGATCGACAGCAACACCGACTCCTTCAAAAAGCCCATCGAATCCTGTGTTTTTGGCGTACAAAATCGGCGTTCCATTCAACAGCGATTCCGCGTACACCATGCCGAAACTTTCGCTTTTGCTGGGCAAAACAAATGCTTGCGCCTTTCGGTAATAAGAGTCGATCAGTTTGTTGTCAACTTTGCCAAGAAATTCGACCTGTCCAGGCAGTTCAAATGTTTGTACCCACTGTTTCACTTTTTTCAAATATGGTCCATCGCCAATTATTTTCAATTTGAAAGATTTGTCCGCAATGTTTTTTAATGCCTGCAACAAATTTTTCAATTTTTTCCGCCGGACAGATTCTTTTGTCATACGCACAATGGTCAACAGCGATCCTTGCTCAAAATCTGTTTCCGGGGGATGGATTTCTTTATCTACAATATTGGGCAAAAAGACAAGTTTGTTTTTAATGTGATTCTCAAAAAAGTCCTCATCCCAATACTTTCGAAAAGCTTTTATCACGTAAGGTACTAGATAAATAATTGCAGAGCTGTATTCTACGATTTCTCGATACATTGGGCGATAAAACTTTTTGTGTTTCAGCACTCCGAAATCGGTCTGGCGAATAGTGAGGATCAGGGGAATGTTGCGTTTTTTTGCAATTTCGTAGCCGATAACGCCCTCAAATGTCAATTTGTGTGCATGAATCACTTCAATAGGAAGCGCTGCAATATTCAATTCGTTTTTTGCTTTTTGAATCAGTTTGTGCGCGCATTTGAGATGATAGTGCAGCAAAATGCCAAACGGCAAGCCGAAAGAGTTGACTTCGAGCGTATTCGGCTCCTTTTTGCGAATTCCCCGCTCGCGAAATGTCGGTACTCTCAACAAGCTCACGACGTATGGCGTTGAAAAATATTCACTCTGCGCAATGAGATTCCTCACAGCGCTGGTAACTTCCTCTTTTTTTCTGCGCCGCAGCTCGTAAGTGAGGTGCAATACAACAGGTTTTTTGTCATTTTCTGACATATTCTTCTTTAAATTTTAGCTTGTTGTGATACCGCAGAACTGTTGGCTTCCTGTTTCAGCAATTCCGCGTACAGGGCGAAATAGGCAAAAATCAACAGCACTCCGGAAGGGTGTTTGACGCTGAAAAATGTTGTCTCCTGCAAATTTATGATCAGCCCGGCCACGAAAAGCCATCTCCAGAAGTGGCTGCGGTTAAGAAGCGTAATATTTTTGAAATAAAAAACAATGACCAGAAAAAACAGCAAAATACCGATGGCGCCCAATTCATTGAACATGTCCAAAAAACCGTTGTGCGCCTGATTGGGCAGCCAGATATATTTTTGGTAAAGGTAAAAAAGGTTGGGATTACTAATTCCCCAGAAACTCTTGAAGCCGCAGCCAATGAAAAAATGGGATTGTGCCTCTCGGTAAATGTCCTTCCATAAATCTGTTCGGCCCGTAAAGGTGGCATCCTTCCCCACAGTTTGGGGCAACGCAGCCACAATTTCCGGTGCCGCGACATAGGTCGTCCCCAGCACAATAATC harbors:
- a CDS encoding glycosyltransferase family 4 protein, coding for MSENDKKPVVLHLTYELRRRKKEEVTSAVRNLIAQSEYFSTPYVVSLLRVPTFRERGIRKKEPNTLEVNSFGLPFGILLHYHLKCAHKLIQKAKNELNIAALPIEVIHAHKLTFEGVIGYEIAKKRNIPLILTIRQTDFGVLKHKKFYRPMYREIVEYSSAIIYLVPYVIKAFRKYWDEDFFENHIKNKLVFLPNIVDKEIHPPETDFEQGSLLTIVRMTKESVRRKKLKNLLQALKNIADKSFKLKIIGDGPYLKKVKQWVQTFELPGQVEFLGKVDNKLIDSYYRKAQAFVLPSKSESFGMVYAESLLNGTPILYAKNTGFDGLFEGVGVAVDPFDIQSIQSGLAKIIKENEYLRNQIRNLQREGAFEIFHPEKVREQYRKIINQIISGG
- a CDS encoding ThuA domain-containing protein: LPEDIKQRLKKILKSQIVLSIKNHPDAWQFKKLSIRRPHPNLSIYDENPETEFTSHLSAGEWRVLAWLEKENFSYDVVSGFDLHHAPELLRHYNAVILNTHCEYWSKEMFEGLTKFHRNGGAILNISGNSIFREIEFYPEGDLHCVSLSFNYSVADESQILGVRFDMRGYQTRAPYQVIQPEHWIFAGTNLKKGDLFAEKSLNQPDANDSENSGYDATKPGIQIEKESHGDGGSGWETDKITPTAPEDVLLLAKGKNPGNGGADMIIREPKNGAGLVFSVSSIAFGGSLLIDPVSSQIVRNVLKKVLPIEKK
- a CDS encoding T9SS type A sorting domain-containing protein yields the protein MLKLLACVLLLFAIASDAAAQKVRLTWNIPKGNNIHSYRIYRKASWQSNFQLAGETQHPDTVYVDKQLFFNVEILYAVTSVDSAGNESSFSRLADLFIPDSYAPFGEFAVETAEKEVTLNWLVRKNEREWEFQIFRSDGDRENFTPLQTVAFNPAMNGNRLQFVDRNLTSGHYFYYIVTKNRTGGEFFSEVKSAAVEIPKNFYLSQNFPNPFNSTTVVRFGVPEFTGVMVAIFNLQGQKVRDLVDENFQSGSYQIQWNGKDAQNADLASGTYFIRMTAGKSIFVKRILLLK
- a CDS encoding T9SS type A sorting domain-containing protein: TLATKDGEFDQSFILSYDAAITARLALNLIPDTSQITRIAADADQNNEVQMFDASLIAQYAVGLANSHSKIGDWAFAPENRHYVNLDSSYLYQDFNGTIVGDVDGNWQPGGYLPKSNVPKIYSYLQDQEKEVGDKVRIPFISEGDREILSFDINVSYDYKALRFIGFEQTDLSQKFQIFLNDTEPGKVIIGGFGVEPIVDSGEYLELVFEVIGNNNSSTQVELNSYRINAEDPQQGFATVVITSGQFRELPKEYALLNNFPNPFNPETSIKFQLPQQDHVVIKIFNMMGQEVRVLLDEDKAPGAYQIKWDGRDNWGNVAPSGNYVYRMKTKHFQDSRRMVFLK